The segment TCCGAAGACCAGACACAGGGAGCCCCGGAGCGACGACGAACGCGAGGCGTACCGACGAGCACAGCGCGAGGCCATCACGGAGACCTGTCGCACGTACCAGCCCGACGTTCCCATCTGCTTCGACCTCGACTTCGGCCACACCGACCCGCAGCTCCCGATTCCCATCGGCGGGCACGTCGAACTGGACCCCGAAGCGGAGTCGGTCGTGTTCGGCGCGGGGCGCTGACCGGCTGCCACCGCGGGGGTGACCGGTCGACGACGGAGCGCTACCGCGCCTCGCCGGCCTGGAGCTCGTCGAACAGCGCCACGACGCGGTCCCGGACCTCGTCGCGGACCCGTGCGACCTCGGCCGCCGACCGCCCATCCGGGTCGTCCAGCCCCCAGTCACGGTTCTCGCCGGACCAGCTCGCCGGACACACGTCCGACGCGGAACAGCCCATGGTGATCACGTAGTCACTCCCCTGGATCTCCTCGAACGTCACCTCGCGAGGTGTCCGGTCGCCGATGTCGACCCCGACGTCGGCCATCGCCTCGACGACCGCCGGGTGCACGTGCGAACCGGGTCGTGTGCCGCCCATCACGAGTTCGAACTCATCTCCCGCGTTCCGGTCCTCGAGTTCGCGCTCCGCGAACGCGTAGGCCATCTGGGACCGGCCGGCGTTCTGCACACACACGAACGCGACCGTCACTGCTGGCTCTGCCATGCAGACTGGACTGTCGGTCGCGGACTTGACCGTTCGTATGTGGTCTCCGGGTGGCTACGTTCGTCTCAGTAGCCGGGCGGGCCGGCGGTCGCGCCGGCGACCGTCAACTCAGTCGAACCTGATGACCGGCTTGATGATCCCCTCCTCCTTGCTCTCCATGAGGTGGAACCCCTCGTCGATCTCGTCGAACGCGAACTCGTGGGTGGTCATCCGGGTCGGGTCGACCTTCTCCTGCTCGAGCAGCCGCAGCAGCCGCTGGAGACGGAGCCGGCCGCCCGGACAGAGCGAGGTGACGATGTCCTTCTCGGCCATCCCGACCCCCCACGCCTCACGGGGGATGTCGACGGTCTCCCCCTCGCCGTGGTAGCCGACGTTCGAGATGACGCCACCGGCCTTGGTCACCTCGATGCAGTCCTGGAACGTCGCGTTCGAGCCCAGCGCCTCGATGGCCGCGTCGACGCCCTCGCCGTCCGTGAGCTCCATGATGGCCTCGACCGTGTCCACCTCGCTGAAGTCGACGATCTCGTCCGCGCCGTAGGACTCCGCGAGCTCCTGGCGCTTCGGCACGCTCTCGACGGCGATGACCCGTCCCGCACCCTGGAGCGCCGCCCCTTTCGTCGCCATCAGCCCGACCGGCCCCTGCGCGAACACCGCGACGGTTCCCCCCACCGGGATGTCCGCCCGCTCGGCCGCGTTGAAGCCGGTGCTCATCATGTCCGTGACGTACGCCGCCGCCTCGTCGGTGACGCCGTCCGGCACGTGGGCCATGTTCGCGTCGGCCTCGTTGACGTGGAAGTAGTCGGCGAACACGCCGTCTTTCACGTTCGCGAACTTCCAGCCGCCGAGCGCCTCCCCCGACTGTGACGGGTGGCCGTCCTGGGCGGCCGGCGAGCCCCAGTCCGGCGTGATCGCACCGACCGCGACCCGGTCACCCTGCTCGAAGTGGTCGACCTCCGAGCCGACCTCCTCGACGATGCCCACGGCCTCGTGCCCCAGCGTGATGTCCTCCCGCTCCCCGATCGCGCCGTGGACCGTGTGCACGTCCGAGGTGCAGACCAGCCCGAGCGTCGGCCGCACGATGGCGTCGTTCGGGCCGGCCTCCGGTCGGTCCTTCTCCACGAGCCCCGTCTCTCCGATCGACCGCATCACGTACGCTTGCATGAGTCACGTAACACAGCGGCGCGACCCAGTTAGTAACACGGCCGTTTCGGCGACGTAACCGGACCACAACCGCTCCACACGAGCCCCGCGTCGCGAACAGGGTTCAGCACGGCTTCGAACGCCAGTTCCGGGCGGGTACTCCGGGCTTACGATGGCAAGGCACGCTTACCAACCAGCAATCGGCGCTGCGGAGGCCGAACTGGACCGGGCGATCAGGTCGGCCGTGTTCGGCGCGGTGGGCTGACGGACCGCCGTCGCACCGACGGCTCCACGACCCGCCTCGGTGTGGCCGTCAGTGCCGCCGTTTTAATACCGCCACCTCCGATGTCCAGCCATGGAAACTCGACGCTCGAACGGACACCCCTCCGTGGAGGAGCGATGGTAGACCTCGTCTTCTCCGCGGCACGGGTGCTCGCCGCGCTGTTCCTCGTCGTCCTGAACGGCTTCTTCGTCGCCTCGGAGTTCGCCTTCGTCCGGGTACGCTCGACCTCGGTCGAACAGCTCGCAGAGGAGGGGCTCGCCGGATCGGCAGCCCTCGAAGGCGTGATGGAGAACCTCGACGACTACCTCGCGGCGACCCAGCTCGGCATCACGCTCGCCTCGCTGGGACTGGGGTGGATCGGTGAGCCCGCCGTCGCCGCGCTCATCGAACCCGTCCTCGGGCCGTTGCTCCCGGGGGACCTCGTCCACCTCGTCGCGTTCGCGATCGGGTTCAGCATCATCACGTTCCTCCACGTCGTCTTCGGCGAGCTCGCCCCGAAGACCATCGCCATCGCCGACGCCGAGCGCGTCTCGCTGCTGCTCGCGCCGCCGATGGCCGTCTCGTACTACCTGTTCAAACCCGGCATCGTCGTGTTCAACGGTGCTGCCAACGCCTTCACGCGACTGCTGGGCGTCCCGCCCGCGTCGGAGACCGACGAGACGCTCGAGGAGCGCGAGATCCGCCGTGTGCTGATGCGCTCGGGCGAGGAGGGCCACGTCGAGATGGCCGAGGTCGACATGATCGAGCGCGTCTTCGACCTCGACGACACCACGGTCCGCGAGGTGATGGTCCCGCGACCCGACGTGGTGAGCATCCCCGCCGACCTGTCGCTGTCCGAGCTCCGCGCGACGGTCCTCGACGCCGAACACACCCGGTACCCCGTCCTCGACGCCGACGACCCGGACCAGGTGGTCGGCTACGTCGACGTGAAGGACGTGCTCCGCGCCACCGAGTCCGACGTCGAGGCCGCGACCGCCGGCGACCTCGCCCGCGACGTCATTGTCGTCCCCGAGACGACGACGGTCAACGACCTCCTCCTGCAGTTCCGCGAGGAGCACCGCCAGATGGCAGCCGTCATCGACGAGTGGGGCGTCCTCGAGGGCATCGCCACCGTCGAGGACGTCGTCGAGGCCATCGTCGGCGACCTGCGCGACGAGTTCGACGCCGAGATCCGCGAGCACTCCATCCGCCGGCAGGACGACGGCAGCTACGACGCCGACGGCTCCGTCACGCTCTCGGACGTCAACGAGGAGCTCGACACCGAGTTCGAGAGCGACGGCTTCGAGACCCTCGGCGGCTTCGTGCTGGAACGCCTCGACCGCCTCCCGGAGGTCGGCGACACCGTCGAGGCCGGCGACTACGTCATCGAGGTGACGGGCGTCGACGGCGCACGCATCTCGACGGTCCGTATCAGGGGCGGCGGCGAAAACGCCGAGGAGACTGCGGCGGAGTAGTCCGCGACCGACTGGACGTCTCTGGACGCCCGCAAGCGGCACAACTTTCCGTCGAACGGACGATACCGAACCAATGAGCAGCATCCGTCCGGCCGAGCTGGACGACCGCCTCGACTCGCCGTCCGGGGACGCGCCGTTCCTCCTCGACATCCGCCCCGAACCGGCGTTCGAGTCGGGTGCCATCGACGGGAGCCGGCACGTCCCCGTGTACGATGAGCTCCGCCAGGGCGACGAGTCGGCGCTGCGTGACCGCCTCGGCGAGGTCCCGACCGACGAGGACGTGGTCGTCGTCTGCAAGATGGGCATCGTCGCCAGGCAGGCGACGAGCGTCCTCAGGGACGAGGGGTACGAGGCGTCGACGCTCCTCGGTGGCATGAGCGGGTGGCGCGGGTACCAGAACGGGTCGCTGAGCTACAAACTCCGGTCGCTCGTCTGGCGCCTCCGGTAGCCCGGAGCCGACGGGTGGGTCGGCAGGCCGTCAGGGCTTCGCCTCGAACACCAGGCTGGTCGGCGTCTCGGCCGCACGGCGGAACTGGCCGAACCCGCCCTCGGTGACGACCTCGCGGGTCCGTTCCTCCCCCGCCTGGGCGCCGAGCCCGTAGCCGACATCCTGGCTGAGCGAGTTCGGCGTGCAGGCCACCGTCGAGATCGAGTACGCGAGGCGGCCGAACGGGGTGAGGTTGTCCTCGACCCGGTCCTCCGCGTAGGGTTCGACGATCATCCACGAGCCGTCGTCTGCCAGGGTCTCCCGGACGTGGGCGGCCACGCCGACGGGGTCCCCCATGTCGTGGAAGCAGTTGAACATCGTCACGAGGTCGTAGTCGGTGCCGCTGTACTCCCTGGCCGTCGCGACCTCGAAGTCGACGCGGTCTGCGACACCCGCATCCTCCGCCCGCTCGCGGGCCACCGCGATCGACGACGCGTGGTAGTCGATCCCGACGACCGTCGAGTCGGGGTAGGCCTCGGCCATGCGGATCGTCGGTGCGCCGTGGCCACACCCGACGTCGACGATCCGACCGCCCGCCGTCAGGGTCTCGTCCACCCCGTCGAGCGACTCGATCCAGTCGAGCAGGTTCGCCCCGTAGGACGGGCCGAAGAAGCGTTCCGTTCCGTGGAACACGTCCTCGTCGTGCTCGTGCCAGCCGATTCCCTCCCCCGTTCGAAACGCCTCGCGGAGTTCGGGCTCGATCTTGGACACCGACGCGACCAGCTGGAACGCACCCGGCATGAACACCGGGCTCTCCTCATCGGCCAAGACGTACGCCTGCTCGGGGGAGAGCCCGTAGCGCTCGGTCTCGGGGTCGTAGGTCACGTAGCCGCCGGCCGCCTGCGCGCGGAGCCACTCGAGGACGTAGCGTTCCGCCGTGTCCGTCTCCGCGGCCAACTCGGCGGCGGTGAGCGGCCCGGCCTCGTCCAACGCCGCGTAGAGCCCGAGCTCGTCGCCGATGTTGACCAGGGCGGTGTGGACCGTCGCACCGAGGTCGACGAGCGACGTCTCCACGAGTTCGGTCAGTTTCTGTTCGTCGATCGGGTCCGTCTTCGGTCGGGGCTCTGTTGCCATGGCTGTCGCTAAACGGTCTGCAGGTACTCGCTCCGGAGTTCGTCGTCCGTGTAGTCCTTCCCGTGGATGTCGCGCATGTGGTTCTTCGCCAGTTCGACCGCCTCGGATTCGTCCTCCGACTGGACGATGAACCGGCAGTCGGCCGCCGCCGCTTCACAGTCCAGCCTGTGTGCTTGTGTCATGGTGGTTCAGGTACCTCCAGTCCGGTCGATACGAGTTCGAACGGTAGGTAGCTAACCCGTGACACACCGGCAGTGGGTGACGGGGTGCCCACGTCGTGACGACCCGGCAGCGACTGACGCCCTCGCGGAGACTGCACGACCACCCCGGTCGGCGGGTCACCCCACGACCATCTCGGCGGGACCGTCGGGGCCGTGACCGCAGATGGCGTCCCGGCCGTCGAAGGTCCCAGCGCTCTGACCGACTCAGGGGACGGACCGGGACGCGTCTCCAGCCGCCGGTCGTGCTCCTGGACTCACCCCGGGGTCCGAACGCCTCGTCCGGCACCCGAACTGGGCTGTCTAGTCGTCCAGGAGCGCCCGGTCGAGGACCCCGAGGTGGCGAAGGTCCCGGTACCGTTCCTCGTAGTCCAGCCCGTACCCCACGAAAAAGGAATCCGGAAGGACGAACCCGGTGTATGCGGGGTCGACGTCCACGTCCCGGTCGACGCCGACCTCGAAGAGTGTCACGATAGAGACCGAGTTCGGGTCGAACGCCTCGACGCGGTCCCGAAGCGTCGCCGGCGTGTACCCCTCGTGGAGGATGTCCTCGACGAGGAAGACGTCCTTCCCGGCGAACCGGCCCTCGTCGAAGAACTGCACGGCGGGCCTGTCGGTTGTCGGTCCGGACTGGTAGCGCGAAGAGTGGACGACGCCCTCGCTGTAGGGCACCTGGAGGTCGAGCTCGCCCAGCAGGTCCACGAAGAAGCGCATCGCGCCCTTGAGCACACAGACCGGGTAGAAGTCGGGGTTCGAGCGGTGGTCGTCCGTGATCGCCGCCGCGAGCTGCGCCACGCGCTCTTCGAGTTCATCCCGTGGAATCAACACCCCGTCGAGATCCGACCGGTACACCTCGCCGATGTCGAACTCGTCCACCTCGTACAGGTCGCGGTCCCGGACGTCGATGGGGGACTGCATCGGTATCAGCTATCCGTGTGAGCGTCCGGCGTAAGTATACACCCGATACCAACGCGATGACCACATACTTATGACCAGCAAGCAAGTGGGCTTGTATGGGAATTCTTGATGCGTTCGGTTCCTTGGCCAGTTCGCTACTCGCCGGGATCGTCATGCTCGCGTTCGCTATCCTGAGTCTGTTCGTCACGGTGTTCGTCGTGGATGCTGCAGCATCGATCGCCGGATTGAACCCAGCCGACGGCTTCGTCGTCCTCGGAGCGACGATCCTCGCCGGCACCGCCATCCTCGCTGGCGGGGTGGGCTTTGCACAGCCCGAGGGAGAATAGATTCGCCAGCGGGTTTTTGATTCATGGGAAGATGTTTCGGCATCGACAGGGAGGTCTAGATATGCAGAGAAGACGGTATCTACGAGCGGTTGGGGGGTGTTTCGGTGCGCTATCGCTATCTGGTTGCACTGAAATGCTCCCGGGTGGCGAGCAGGGCCCCGAGTATCCGGGTGGAACACTCATCGCTGAGAACACAGGAGACAGCGCGGTGAGGGTCTCGATACAGACAAAATCGGATCAGTATGACGCCGCACTCGATGCCGAAGTCGCTGCCGGGGAGACGGCCGTTCGTCGTGAGTTCGTCACCGCCGATCGAGGTGACATCGTGACTCTCGAGGCCCGGCTCGGAGAGACTGGCGACCGGCTCAGGTTCCAGTTCCTCCCTGCAGGCGGTGGGGACGATTCCCCGCCGGAGGTCGCACAGCTCACGTTCGAGAACGCTGTCGAGGTGAGTGCGACCTGGACCGCGACGAACGGGACATCGCGACCCTGACCGGCGCCCTTCTACACCGACACTACGCTGCAGCGGTGAGTCGACGACCGACGACGCTGCTGTTGTCGGTGTGCGATGCATTCGTGCTCGACCAGGGCCGGTTCAGCGCCTGCGTCAGCAACTCGGTGAGGAACGGCTCGGCCTGGCCGCCGGGGGCGAGGTACCCCCGGCACGTGTGGCTGCTATTGTCCGCGATATCGCAGTCGCGCTCGCCGTGGATGGGGCCGAGAACGAGGTGCATGAGCTCGTGCGTGACGACGATGGGCCGGGACTCGCTCGCGCGAACCACGGCGACGTTTCCGCCTCTGGAACCGAATGCGACCAGCTCCGATGACCCGACGTCGAACGCCGAGACGACGACCAGATTGACCACGCCGTCCCCCGGTGGCTGGCCGTAGCGCCGCTCGTAGAACGCGTCGACGTCGTCCTCGTCGAAATCCGTGCCGAACTCGCCGTCGAGCGCCGTGGTGTCGTGCGTCCGAACGTGGAGGTGGACGCCCGACGTACTGCCGGGGTTATCCACGGGGAATCCCGCCCAGGTCGACCGCATGGCCGTCAGTTCGTGTTCGCGTAATCGCTGGTCGGCCGCGACGGAGGTAGCGTACACCACGTCGACGACGACGTCCTTCTCGGTGGAGTGGAGTTCGGGGAGCACCACCCACGGATGGTGTCCGACGACCTGACTACGTTCGACGAAGTCCGAGATGCCGTCCCCATCGGTGTCGACGCTCGCCACGTTCGTGCCGTGGGCACGCTGGTGGAGAGGCGCGCCCTCGTCGTCGCCAGTCCGGCCGTCAGCGGTCGAGTTCCACGTGGAGTCGGCTGCGGCGCGTTCCGTCCAGCGGTCGTCGACGGGGGCCGTGCGGCTCGCCGTCTCGGAAGCCGCTGGTGCGTCCGTCTGCGAGCGGTTCGACGCGCCACTGGCGGCCGCGATCGAGCGTGCGTCCGCCGTCGTGGACGCGGCTGCGACGTGGACGACCGACCCGTCACGGATGATCACGTAGGACAGCTCCGGAGTGTGTTCGGTTCCAGGAACCCGAAAGACGCCGTCGTCGCGTGTCGCGTCCCGGTTCTCGAGTACTGCACGCCACGCACTCGCGAACTCCCTGGCCTCTTGCTCGGTCGCCCAGCGCGTCGACCACGACGTCGCGATCCCGTCCGGGCGGTCGAACGTCCGCATCGAATCGTTCCACCAGCCCGTGCTCGCGGCGGCCGCTCGACTGTACGGGATGCCGTTCGTCCGGAGCGTGTACCGGATGGTGAGTTCGCCGACGCGGTTCTCGCTCTGGACCGTCCAGCCGGCCGGCGCAGGTGCGGTGACTGCCGGTCCTGGGAGGTCCCAGGTCGTGTTCGGATGCATCACTTCCGCGGTGGTGTCCGGCGGCTGGCTGACGTGTGCGTTCCGCCGGTCTTCGGAGACGGCCTGCAGGTATCGCGCCCCGTAGTACCGCGTCTTGTCGTAGAATCCGTGGGTCCAGTTTCCGCGTTCTGCCGTCGTGTTCCGGAGCGCGAGCGGGTCCTCCCCGCCGGCGTCGTACTCCTGCCAGTACTGGTACGCGGTGAGGGTGGCGTCGCCCTCGGTCAGCATCATGCCGGCGAGGTCCGCGTCTGTCGTCATGGTGGTCCCAGTCCGCAAGTGCTCGTTGAGGCCGTGTTGTTCCTGCAGCGTGTGCGCGAACTCGTGGACGAGGAGGATCTCGAACGAGTCGTCGGCGATGCGCTCGTACGCGCTCTCGTTCGCCACGTTTACCGCGGTCGCTCGCGCCATCCCGGCCGCAACGAGTCCCCTGAGCGGGACCGGCTCCGAGGAGTACAGCTGGAGGGCCTTCGTCTGCGTCTCGTCCATGCCCGCAGCGTCGTCGGGATAGTCGAAGGGGTCGCCGACCTGCATCCGCTCGTTCGTCTCGGGATTGACGATGTCGATTCCGTGGACGGAGACGTTCACCTGTTCACGTGCCGTCAGCCCGCGAAGTGCCTCCACACGCCGGTAGACCGTGTCCAGGGACTGGTTCGGCTCGAAGTTCATCGCGACAGCTCGTGGGTCGGGTGGATCCGCCACGTCGGTCGACGCTGGGACCGTCGGCACCGCCGTCCGAGTTGCCGGCGTTCCGACGGGCGTCGGTTCGGCAGTAGTCCGGTCCGTGGCTCGATCCGTCGGCTCGGCGTCCGTCGGCGCGACAGTCGTGTCGGTCTCCGGGCCGCCGCTACAGCCGGCGAGGAGGACGAGACACGCGAGAAGGACGAAGACGGTTCGGAGACGGGGCACGTCACAGGATACCACGGACCAAAGTGAAAAGGTATCGAAGGGTTCAATCAGTTTTTCACCGACGAGGCGGGCGACTGCACCCACCCGAGTAAACCGGGGGGCCCGGGAACACCACTCGTCGTCCCGTGAGTGGTCGCCTACCGACCGCGTGCGATACGTCCCCCGAACGACCACACGTTGAACCCCACCACTCCCCCGACAGCCGTGTCCCCATCACCGGTGCGTTCGAAGTACACGCGACCCCAAACGTATTCTGCCGAAGGCGCGGACACTCGAACATGGGCGACGCAGAACTGACCCACTACGAAGTCCGTGCATCGCGCGTCAGTCCGAAGCGAACCCGCGTCGACACCGGCGACGCTGAGTTCACCGTCGGCAAGGACGTGAACCCCGTGGAGTACTTCCTCGGGTCCGTCCTGGCCTGTCTCAACTCGACCGCGACGATGGTCGCCCGCGACATGGACATCGACATCGAGTCGCTGGAGGCGACGGTCGAGGGCGACGTGAACTACGCGACCTATCGAGGCGAGGACGTCGCGGACCGTGCCGGTCTCCAGGGGCTGGAAGTGACGCTCGCGGTCGAGACCGCGGGCGACGCCGACCTCGACGCCTGGCTCGCGGCCGTGAAGGACCGGTGTCCCGTCACCGACAACGTCGAGAACGAGACCGACCTCGCGGTCACCCTCGACTGAACTGTCCCGGCGACCGTCCGCGACGGCCCGGAGCGAGCCACGGACCGCCGTCCTGCCTCCCTCGACGTCCACGGTCGGACCCTCCCGCACGACGCCTCGACGGCGGAGCACCTGACCGTTCGACCGTCCTCCGACGTTTCAGGGCCAACACCACGGCACGTGCGCCAGCGATGCGGAACGGAGCGCTCGTGCGGTCACGGAGCCCTCCCCGTGTGCCGACGGGCCGGCTCGTCCGTGGTCAGAGCGGCGGGACGATGTACGCGTCGGTGGGCGTCGCCAGCTCGAGGACGCCCAGCGCGAGGGTCCCGAGCACCGCCAGGAGGACGACGGTCCGGACCGCCCACAGCCACAGCGTCGAGAGGTCCGGCAACCCCTCGGCTCCCCGGCGGACCTCGTCGACGGCGTCCCCGGCGACTATCCAGCCGACGAAGAAGACGACGAGAGACACCGTCAACGGGAGGAAGAGGTTCACGGCGATGGCGTCGAACCAGCCGAGCCAGTCGGTGTCCCACGCCGAGGGGACGCCGAGGACGAACAGGACGAGACCGAGCCCGCTGGCGACGACGGGCCGGGGGACGTCGTAGGAATCGACGAGGTAGGAGACGACCACCTCGAGTAACGAGATCGAACTCGACAGCGACGCGATGAGGACGATGAAGAAGAAGACGACCCCGACGGCGCCCCCGAAGGGGAGCTCCCCCAGCGCGGTCGGGACCGAGATGAAGATGGCACCCGGACCGGCCGTGTCCGGCGAGACGCCCTCCGCGAACAGGAGCGGGAAGACGATCAACCCGGCGAGGACCCCGACGAACGTGTTGAACGCGGCGATGGTCGCGCCGTCGACGACCAGGTTGTCGTCCTCGCCGATGTACGAGGCGTACGTGATCATGATCGAGAACCCCAGCGACAGCGAGAACAGCGCCTGTCCGACGGCCGCGGGCACGACGCTCCCGAGGTTCGCGACCAGGACATCGACGTCCGGCGCGAGGAAGTACGCGAACCCCTCGCCCGCGTTCGGCAGCGTCGCGCCGAACACCGCCAGTCCGATCATCAGGACCACGACGCTGGGGACCATGAACTTCGTCGCCAGTTCGATGCCGTCCTCGACACCGAGGGCCACGATACCGACGGTCAACCCCAGGAAGACGGCGTGGAGCGCGACGGCCTCGGGACCCGCCGAGACGGCCCCGAAGTACGCCGCGGGGTCGTCGACGTACCCGCCCGTGGCGCTCGCACCGATGTACCGGAGCACCCAGCCCCCGATCACGCTGTAGTACGACAGGACCCAGAAGCCGGTGAACACGCCCAGTGCGCCGGCGATCTTCCAGTTCGGTCGTCCGAGCTTCTCGAAGGCCGTGATCGCATTGATGTTCGCCCGGCGACCGACGACGAGCTCGGCGAGGATCGCGGGGATGCCGATCACCAGGACGGCGACCAGGTACACCACCAGGAACGTCGCGCCGCCGTTCTCCGCGGTCTGGAACGGGAACCGCCAGATGTTCCCGAGCCCGACCGCGCTCCCGATCGACGCAAGGAGGAATCCGATGCGCGTGGCCCAGGTCTCGCGTTCGACCATCCCTCACAACTTGGGTGATGGAGGAGGAAAAACTGGCGAATCCCGGGTTCCCGACGTGCCCACATCGACCGCTCGGAAGGCCCCCTTCTCGCGCCCCCGGTTCGTACTCGTGGAGCGCCCTCCGAGCCCAGTCCGAGCTCGGGGTCGGGGGACGGACAGCTGCTGCCGGACGCCGAACGGGGCGAACATGCACGCGCCGCCCCGCCGCACCTCGGCCACCGACTCCTCCCGTCGATTGGTGCCTGCAGCGTGACTGGCGCGGCCAGCGGCAGGTCAGCATCCGAGACGGGCAGAGGCGCGATTCGTCAGTTGTCTCCCCTCTCGACACCCACTATCCGAATCGGTCAGACTCGACGAGGGTTGCAGCATCCCGGTAGCTCCCGTAGAGTTCGGTGACGGCTCTCCGAACGGTCTCATCGTGGGATTCGAGCGCGGCACCACCTCCTTCGGGCCGCTTGTCCATTATCAGCACGGACCTATCGGTGATGAATAAGTTACACGGGATGTGGCCATCGTACGCGTAAACCGTGGCCCCGGCCTCGATGTACTCCTTCCATCGTGGCGGCTGTTTGTTCCGTTCTTGAAGGTACTCGACGAGCCCTCCAGCGAGCACGTGTTCCGCAGTCAATCGCCCCTCTACGACACCGGTCTCCATCGCCTCACCCGCCGGTAGCGGTGGCTCGAGGAAGGTCAGCACGCGAAACGAACGTGCGGCTCGAATCCGGTCGGCTAACTGCTCGACGAATTCGTACGGAGCGTTCGGTGACGGCCGGAGGACACGTGCATCGCTGAAGTGCCGCAGGTCGATCGATAGCTCGTCCATCGGGAGCCAGCCCACAGCATCACCGAGGCTTCGGATGGTCGCCATTGAAGCCACGAACGGCGCAAACACCTGAACGACAGTTCGCCCGGTCGGTGTTGCACGGTACTCACCGTCTGTCGTCCGCTCCACCCAGTTGCGTCCCTGGAACTCCTTGATGAGCCTCCCGATGGTCGTCGATGCGATACCGGTCCGTTCCCCCAGTTCCGACCGGGTAGCCGACCTTTCGGCAACAGCGCTGAGAAGCGGAAAGCGATTCTCCGAACGACCGAGGTACGCGATGTCCTCCATCGCGTCGTGAGGCATCTCGTTCGGATCCCCATGCATACCCCTCGTACCATGTGCAGTGTTATCAGTGTTCATGGTGTGGGTGACTCACTCAGTCCGTGGGCGGGACCGCCACGGAGTAAGTGTAGATAGGAGCCCGGTCTACCACTAGATGGCATTCGGAGGCCCACGTCATGGCAACAGTCCATCTCGATTCGGAAGCCATCGAAACGTTCGAACGACAGTTAGGCGGGACGCTGCTGAGACCGAGCGACCAAGGCTACGACGAGGCGACTTCGGTCTGGAACGCGATGGTCGAAAAAGAACCCACCCTCGTCGCGAGATGTCGGGGAGCGAGTGATGTGATTGCCGCGGTGACGTTCGCCC is part of the Haloarchaeobius litoreus genome and harbors:
- a CDS encoding helix-turn-helix transcriptional regulator, with amino-acid sequence MHGDPNEMPHDAMEDIAYLGRSENRFPLLSAVAERSATRSELGERTGIASTTIGRLIKEFQGRNWVERTTDGEYRATPTGRTVVQVFAPFVASMATIRSLGDAVGWLPMDELSIDLRHFSDARVLRPSPNAPYEFVEQLADRIRAARSFRVLTFLEPPLPAGEAMETGVVEGRLTAEHVLAGGLVEYLQERNKQPPRWKEYIEAGATVYAYDGHIPCNLFITDRSVLIMDKRPEGGGAALESHDETVRRAVTELYGSYRDAATLVESDRFG